The region CAACCGTTGGGGGCAAAAATGACGGCGCTCTCTCTGGTTACTTCCAGCTCTGGAAAATATTCCTCTCCGTAAAACCCTACCAAACGTTTCCACTCAGTATCGGAGGGTTTTACCCGCTGTTTGCAATCCTTGCACAGGGTGCGCACCAGACGCTGGGCCAGCACCCCCAAAACTGCATCAGAAAAGTTCAAGGGATCGAGTCCCAGATCCAACAAACGGGTGATGGTCTCGGGGGCAGAGTTGGTATGCAGGGTGGAGAAAACCAAGTGACCGGTGAGGGAAGCTTCGATACCGCTGTGGGCGGTCTCCTCATCACGCATCTCACCGATCAGGATCACGTCCGGATCAGCCCGGAGAAAGGCCCTGAGAGCGGTCGCGAAGGTGAGGCCGATTTTGGGCTCCATCTGCATCTGACAGAGCCCCGGTTGGGTGATTTCCACCGGATCCTCAGCGGTCCAGATTTTCCGATCCGGGGTGTTGATCTCTCCCAGTACCGCGTGAAGGGTGGTCGTCTTACCGGAACCGGTGGGCCCCACCACCAGAAAGATACCGTAGGGGATGCTGATGAGGCGTTTGGTTTCTCTGTAGTTGTAGTCAGAGAGGTTAAGCTTGTCGAACGGCAGCGCTCCCCCGGCGGCCAGCACACGCATCACCGCCCCTTCGCCATGAACTGTCGGCAGGGTCGCAACGCGCAGTTCCAGGGGTTTGCCCTGCACCTTCACCACGATCTTGCCATCCTGGGGTTTTCGGCGTTCGGCGATATCCAGCCGGGACATGATCTTGATACGAGACATCACCGCCCGGATGTGGGTGGAGGGGATCTCCAGGGCATGGCGGCACATGCCGTCGATGCGCAGCCGCACCTTGGAGGGCATCCGCCCCTTGGCCGGTTCGATGTGGATATCTGAAGCGCCCGCCCGTTGGGCATCGATAATCAGTCGATTGACCAGCTGAATGATGGTGCTTTCATTTTCGTTGATTTCAGCGGTCTCATCCCCTTCGTCGATCTGCTGCCCTTCCTCAACATCCTCATCTTCCAACTTGCCAGCCAGGCCATGGAGAAATGAGGAGACCGACCCCCCCCCGAGATATTGCAGGATGTCCTCTTCGAAACCGATGCGGAAGATATATTTTTTGGCTGGCAGTGCCCGCTGAATCTCCATCTGCCGGGTCATGTCGCTGGGGTCATCAATCAGAATGACAAGCTCGTTTTCGTCTCCGGCCACCGGCACCCAACGCTGGCGTCTGAGATAGGAAAGGTTGAGCTTTTTCATGAGCTTTTTCGGCGGCATCACCTCCGGGTCATAGCGCATGAAAGGGACTTGGTGATAACTCTCCAGGGAGGCGGCGATCATCTCCGGTGGAATTTTCATCTCCGAGACCAGAAGGTAGGTCATGGTGACCCCTTCTTTTTTGGTCCTTTTGGAAAAGGAATCAATCTTTTCCTGGGTGACTTTGCCTTTTTTGATCAAATATTCATACGGGCTGTTGGTGCCTTCAAACTCTTCGTGAAACTTTTCACCGATCAGCTTGGCCAGCAGCTGGGCTCTTTTGAGGTCTTCATCGGTAAAATCACCACCACCGACCTTGTTGATGACCTGGATCACCCCCAGGAGCGGCGCCCCCACCTTGATGGGAACCGCCATCATCGCCTTACTGGTAAAGCCGGAACGCTTGTCGAAACTTTTATCGAATTTGAGCGACTTGTGGATATCGGTCAACAATTTGGGTTCGTTGACGTCGGAAATCCGGATCGGTTTTTGGCTCAAGGCCACATAACCGGCGATGGAGGAAGGGCTCAATGGAAGCTTGATCTCCAAAAGCTCACCGCCGCTTTTATATTTGGCGATGATTTCCTGACCGTCCCGACCATTTTGATAGACCGTCAAACGCACCGCCTGGAGAAACTTGAGCATGTTGTCCTCGACCTCAGGAAGCAGCTCAGTAAAGGCAATCGCCTCTTTGATACGGGCCTCAATGCGCTCGAAAAGCGCCTTGAGGGGGCCGCTCAGGCCGTGGGTGGGGGACGGTGGGGGTTGACCGGGTGCATTTTGATTGGCCGGTTGGCCTTTGGCTGGTGCGGTCTGGCTTGCCATATTTCCCCCTTTACTGCTTATTAAATCAATCGTGGTTTTTTTCGAGAACGACGAAAGCCAACGCAAAGCCGCTGTCGTCACTTAAGCTGACATGGGTGGTTACGCCCCCCAATGCCTCAATCCTGCGCCCCGCTTCCCCGGTAATGTTGAGCCTGGGTTGACCGAGGGAGTTGTTTTCAACCTCTACATCCAAAAACCAGATCCCCTCCCGCATCCCCTGGCCCAACGCCTTAACCAGAGCTTCCTTGGCGGCAAACCGTTTGGCATAACAGGAAAAACGGTCCCCACGCTCGTTGCAACAGGCCTGCTCGGCGGGGGTAAAGATGCGACGTGCGAAGCGCTCGCCAAATCGGCCAAAGGCTTTTTCCAGACGCTCTACCCGCACCAGGTCGGAGCCGATACCAACGATCATCCCGAAGTTCCAACAGCGGCTTCCCGCATAAGACGTTTCATCTCCCGCACGGCTTCTTCCATACCGGAAAGGAGTGCCCGGGCGATGATGGCGTGACCGATGTTAAGCTCCACCAAGCCTGGGATGGCCGCGACCTCCTGAACATTAAAATAGTTGAGCCCGTGGCCGGCATTGACCTCAAGCCCCAAGGTTTGCCCCAGAGCGGCAGCCTCTTGTAATTTTTTCAGCTCATGGTCTCGCTCTGCAAGGGTTTTGGCATCGGCATAGGCACCGGTATGGAGTTCGATGACCGGAGCCCCTACTGCCACGACCGCTTCCAGCTGGGCAGGCTCCGGATCAATGAAGAAGGAAACCCGAATATCGGCCTCCTTCAGCCGGCCCACCACCTCCAACATTCTGCCCTGATGGCCAGCAACATCCAACCCTCCCTCAGTCGTCAGCTCCTGGCGTTTTTCCGGCACCAGGCAACAATCAGCCGGTTTCCAGCCCTGGGCGAGTTTGATCATTTCATCAGTGGTGGCCATCTCCAGATTGATTTTGGTCTGGGTGGTATCCATCAGGATGGTGACATCCCGCTCCTGGATGTGACGCCGGTCTTCCCGTAGATGAACGGTGATCCCATCCGCTCCGCCCCGTTCGGCGGCTTCGGCTGCGGCTACCGGATCGGGAAACCGTCCTCCCCGGGCCTGGCGAACCGTTGCCACATGGTCGACGTTGACACCCAATTTGATCATGGCCCCTATGAACTCCCTGCTTCAAGTGAATTGAATCCAAAGTTGAATGCTGTCGACCCAAACATTTTCAGCCTGCCTACCCTCCGGCGCCAACTCCAGCCTGCTCCCCCGATACTTGCTGCCAAAGAAACCACCCTCCACCCATCACTCATCGCTCTCCAAGGAATCATACACCTCTGAGCCGAATTCTCCCTCTTCGGGCATGGTGAGCAGATCGCCGTAAAAGGTCAGAATATCCCGAAGCGCTCCCGGAGCCAGGCTTGAGACCGGATTGACCTGCACCTGGGGATCCTTCATGGAGCCGGTCACGTTAAACTGGGTCTCCAGGATGGTCTGCCGGTTGCCGCCAACCAGTAGACCTACCAGGGGCAGCTTGGTCAAGATGTCATCCAGCGTTTGCAGAGGCCGGATACCCATCAATAAATCCAAACGATCCTTGGCCAGGTCCACTGTACCGGAAAGGACAATCTTCATGGAAGGCCCCACCAGCTCCACCGACTCCCCCTGCCACACCGAATCCCTCAGGTCAAAGTCGCCCACCAGGGAATTGAAATAGAGCCCCTCCCCGATCAGATCGGGCCGATCCCCCACCATGAGATCCGGCAGTCCCCGAAGTGAAAAAAGACCGAACAGCTGGGAAATACCCTGAAGAGACTGGATCGCCCCCTTTTCGACCCGGAATCGCCCCACTCCGGTCAAATGATTTTTCAGCACATTCCCTCTGGGCACGCTCCCTTCCAGATCCAGGGAGAGAGAACCCTCACCACCCAGCATGCCTTCAGCCCCAAAAAAACCGCGCAACAGCTGGCCGGTATCCCCACTCTCGATATTCAAGTGTGCTCCATAGGGGCCAAATCCGGGTTGATCAAGCCAAAAAAATTCCCCATCCAACTGTAGCTCTTTGGGGTTGGCCTCCTGCTCCGACGGCTCTTTCCCGTCCTCTCCATCCTCTTGGCTGTCGGTGGTGTCATGGCCGGCCCCATCCCCGGCCCCGCCATCTTTTCCACCCCCCTCCTCCCCCTGGATCATTTTTAAAAAATCGATCCGCACCGAGCGCTCTTCCAGCGTGATGCCCGTATCCAGCTGCCGGGCGAGGAGGGCATTTTTCAAAGTCACCCGATCTGCCTTGAGATGGAGATCCACACTGGGCCAGGGGGTTGACTTAAACACCTTTTCATCCATGCTTTTTTCAGCCCAAATGGCCGGAAAATCGAGTTGTGTCAGGTCTCCCAAAATCCGCCAACGCCCTGCCCCACCCCCGTTATTTTCCTCTCCCCCATCTGAGGAGCGGCTGATATAAAATTTGCCCTGATTTTGCTCCAGATCGAAATGATCCAGATTGAGATGGCCGTTAAAGTCGGAAAAATTAAATTTTCCCCTGCCGTTAAAATCAAGATTGCCCAAATCGGCCCCAATACGATCAAAATGGAGTCGCCCCTTTTGATCCAACACCCCCCGAGCAGTCACCATGCCGGGGCTTCCTGAAGGTTTGGACCACCCCAAACGCCCCTGGATACCAAGGCCTCTGGCATTCAAAGTCAATTCAGTATCGAATTCAGGCTGGTTGGATCTTTTCTGAATTTTGAGCTTCAACGGGGTCTGTCCGGTGACCCTCCCATCCGGCCCCAAAAAGGGGGCGGCCAGCCAGTTGGAGAGACGCTTTTGGGGCAGGCTGCTGTTGAAGGCCATCTCCAGCGTGATGCCCTGGGGACGCCGATAGCCCGAGGCGCTGATTTCTCCGGTGACCGGAAGCTGGTCGAAGCGGGCCTGATCCACCAACAATAAAAACCGATCCGGGTCCACCTCGAAGCGGCCTTTGACATCGGTGACCGGAGATTCCAGAAAGGGAAGTTTGACCCAACCCTTTTTGATCCGGGAAGCGACGCCCTCATAACGGCTTTTTTTGATATTATTCAGCGGCAGGGAAATATCGAGCTTGAGATCTCCCTGCCCCTGTACCTGGGAGCCTGCCATCCCCACCGCCCGATCCCACTTGAGCACCGGATTGGCCACCACATCCTGCCACAGAGCTGCCAAGTCGGCTTTGTCGGCCAGGGAGCGTATTTCCACCACCGGATTGTGGACCATGTCTGAGATACCCACCCGGCCCCGTACGGTGGTGGAGCCCAAAAGCTGGCCCCGATCAACCTCCGCATGCATGGAGAGACGATCAAAAACCACACGGCCCGCCACCTTTTTTATCAGGGGCAGCCCCTTGAAATAGCGCACTCCCAAGCCGACCACATCTCCCTCAATGCGAAAAATATTTTCCTCATCACCTGGAGCCAGGGGGGGAGGAAACGGCACCTTTCGAATGGGTCCTTTGATACGGGCCGTCGCCTGGGTCACCCGGCCCCCGATCAGGGAGTTGTCGAGCCAGCTGACCAGGGAATCGCGCATGATGGCGGCGGGAAAATAGAAACGGGCTTTGGCGGTTGGCACTCCAAAGGCCCGTGCGGTCAAATCCATGGTAGCCCCAGGCTGGCCCAGGCCGTTGAGCTGCAACGACCCTTCCCCCTTGCCATGGGTGCTGGCCAAATCAAATCGGGCCACATCCAGATTCCAGCTTCCCCCCTTCTCTTCCCCCAGAGAGCCGTTGGCGGTGACCCGGGTGACCGGCATGGGCCAGCGGAACAGTTTGGGCCACTTTAAAAATCCCGGTCCGGTCCAC is a window of Magnetococcales bacterium DNA encoding:
- a CDS encoding GspE/PulE family protein, whose protein sequence is MASQTAPAKGQPANQNAPGQPPPSPTHGLSGPLKALFERIEARIKEAIAFTELLPEVEDNMLKFLQAVRLTVYQNGRDGQEIIAKYKSGGELLEIKLPLSPSSIAGYVALSQKPIRISDVNEPKLLTDIHKSLKFDKSFDKRSGFTSKAMMAVPIKVGAPLLGVIQVINKVGGGDFTDEDLKRAQLLAKLIGEKFHEEFEGTNSPYEYLIKKGKVTQEKIDSFSKRTKKEGVTMTYLLVSEMKIPPEMIAASLESYHQVPFMRYDPEVMPPKKLMKKLNLSYLRRQRWVPVAGDENELVILIDDPSDMTRQMEIQRALPAKKYIFRIGFEEDILQYLGGGSVSSFLHGLAGKLEDEDVEEGQQIDEGDETAEINENESTIIQLVNRLIIDAQRAGASDIHIEPAKGRMPSKVRLRIDGMCRHALEIPSTHIRAVMSRIKIMSRLDIAERRKPQDGKIVVKVQGKPLELRVATLPTVHGEGAVMRVLAAGGALPFDKLNLSDYNYRETKRLISIPYGIFLVVGPTGSGKTTTLHAVLGEINTPDRKIWTAEDPVEITQPGLCQMQMEPKIGLTFATALRAFLRADPDVILIGEMRDEETAHSGIEASLTGHLVFSTLHTNSAPETITRLLDLGLDPLNFSDAVLGVLAQRLVRTLCKDCKQRVKPSDTEWKRLVGFYGEEYFPELEVTRESAVIFAPNGCGKCNKTGYKGRTGIHELLVVTDELKRMIASSAKAAELREEGIKGGMRTLIQDGVAKVLKGQLDLEQLFRVATD
- a CDS encoding holo-ACP synthase, encoding MIVGIGSDLVRVERLEKAFGRFGERFARRIFTPAEQACCNERGDRFSCYAKRFAAKEALVKALGQGMREGIWFLDVEVENNSLGQPRLNITGEAGRRIEALGGVTTHVSLSDDSGFALAFVVLEKNHD
- the pdxJ gene encoding pyridoxine 5'-phosphate synthase; this encodes MIKLGVNVDHVATVRQARGGRFPDPVAAAEAAERGGADGITVHLREDRRHIQERDVTILMDTTQTKINLEMATTDEMIKLAQGWKPADCCLVPEKRQELTTEGGLDVAGHQGRMLEVVGRLKEADIRVSFFIDPEPAQLEAVVAVGAPVIELHTGAYADAKTLAERDHELKKLQEAAALGQTLGLEVNAGHGLNYFNVQEVAAIPGLVELNIGHAIIARALLSGMEEAVREMKRLMREAAVGTSG
- a CDS encoding AsmA-like C-terminal domain-containing protein, which codes for MPETTPKPPPKPPRSPGRMTVRFVWGVVRFGLRTLIGVAGVLMVLYGWLVWRPPDINHLAPELARHISRETGLDISLKGVSIQAGLSLSISGDELTLRAPGMAEPILHSRALLLRFSPLDWTRGWQFLGLVLEEAAIHLTRRQDNRFYLGEIPLAGENLGNQANRDAWRGRAELPISHLIFRNSKVHLEDTRQLVENRPFRGGVEQLDLSVFLTADGAARFKFNGEMWAESSHRAHFSGVGDRSPIGDWGLDIQTKDLRMEPFRPYIDGMHPLDGLEVPLALSISSQWGAGKSLSSQWRLWTGPGFLKWPKLFRWPMPVTRVTANGSLGEEKGGSWNLDVARFDLASTHGKGEGSLQLNGLGQPGATMDLTARAFGVPTAKARFYFPAAIMRDSLVSWLDNSLIGGRVTQATARIKGPIRKVPFPPPLAPGDEENIFRIEGDVVGLGVRYFKGLPLIKKVAGRVVFDRLSMHAEVDRGQLLGSTTVRGRVGISDMVHNPVVEIRSLADKADLAALWQDVVANPVLKWDRAVGMAGSQVQGQGDLKLDISLPLNNIKKSRYEGVASRIKKGWVKLPFLESPVTDVKGRFEVDPDRFLLLVDQARFDQLPVTGEISASGYRRPQGITLEMAFNSSLPQKRLSNWLAAPFLGPDGRVTGQTPLKLKIQKRSNQPEFDTELTLNARGLGIQGRLGWSKPSGSPGMVTARGVLDQKGRLHFDRIGADLGNLDFNGRGKFNFSDFNGHLNLDHFDLEQNQGKFYISRSSDGGEENNGGGAGRWRILGDLTQLDFPAIWAEKSMDEKVFKSTPWPSVDLHLKADRVTLKNALLARQLDTGITLEERSVRIDFLKMIQGEEGGGKDGGAGDGAGHDTTDSQEDGEDGKEPSEQEANPKELQLDGEFFWLDQPGFGPYGAHLNIESGDTGQLLRGFFGAEGMLGGEGSLSLDLEGSVPRGNVLKNHLTGVGRFRVEKGAIQSLQGISQLFGLFSLRGLPDLMVGDRPDLIGEGLYFNSLVGDFDLRDSVWQGESVELVGPSMKIVLSGTVDLAKDRLDLLMGIRPLQTLDDILTKLPLVGLLVGGNRQTILETQFNVTGSMKDPQVQVNPVSSLAPGALRDILTFYGDLLTMPEEGEFGSEVYDSLESDE